caattgaaaattgaattataaaaATTTCCCCCCCCACACTCGCCCTCCGCAAACATGTCCGTTGCGCTGTCCTTCTGAAGAACAGGACATGCAAAACCGCAGTCAGATGTCGTCTCTGGGAGAGTGGTTGCTGTTCAGATTGGAAGGCGCTACATTAAGAAGTCAACCCATCCGGGTGCAAATATAGCTATTCCCGCTGGGAATGAGGTACCCTTGATCGGGGCACCCTGTACGTCGCTCGGGCCAAGTTGCACAGGGCATCTTGTAGGGGAAACAGTACATGGATCACCTTGTACGTGGCACTTAGAAATAGTTATTTTATAGCCATACCGGCTAGTCTTATCAATATAAATAcgatattttaaaataaagttttaattatCTTTAAGACTGTAACTTATTTGACACctaaataaattagtttacTCTATATTAGGTCCCCTTGTGACATTATTTTTCCACTGCATTGTACTTAAGCGGTTTAATTGCACCGCAATCAACCATCCAGAAAATACTTAAAAGATATATATCCGCAAGTACGACCCATTCACTTCTGAGATTTCATACCCCTGGGCCATCTTTGTTTAATGTGTCTACATAATAGCGTTCACCGACTTCCATGGGGCTGCATGTTGCTGGATTCCTTCTTTCCGACTCTAAATTTGGTCTGGGCCTGGCCAAGATGCTGTGCGAACGTTTCCTGCATCCTGTCGTTTCCTGTGCCCCACCAGACCAGCGATTCACCCCCGaaccaccatcaccatcaccaccatctttctactgcttctgcttttgcttctgcttctaCTTCTGCTTCTGCCAGTGCTGCGGTGGCCATTATTTCCTGTATTTAATTGCACTACTCTCGGCTGCGGTTTTCTGCTACATTTGTTGCCGCCTGCAGCCGACCAAGGACTATAATGTACTTTGGCTAACCATCCGGGCAGTGCAGTCCTTTCGGGTCTCAGGACCTCACCCATTTACTGCTTCTTTCCCTTTTCAGCTGATTGTCGTTTGCCGGCTCCTTCTTTGTGACGTATTTGTTGGTCACTTTGCAGAGGCAGTCATCATATGATTTATACTTTAATAAGCGTGCTCGGGACATGCAGAGAAATTAGATGTGGCCACAGGAGTCGCCTCCCCCCACCCAACTCCCCTGCACCGCCAACGTCCTGATGACATTTTTCATTGACGCTCGCAAAAGGAATTTGCGCAATTTATGAGAGGCAGGCGGGCTGAAGAAATACCAAAGCAGCATTCGAGAAATTAATAAGAAAGTTGAGGCGTTGGAGCATGGAGGAGGACGAGGCACTTGGCTCCTCGAAGGTATTTCCGGTATTCGTGCCATTAAGGCAAACGAAAGGCAGCGAAAGGTGACAAAAATGCACGGAAGCTCAGACCCCGCGATTTTTAAGGGGTTAACAGGTTGAGAGAAACCAATACCGAGTGGATTTTCAAAATCATgtatttaagcattttttttcTTGAGCGGTAGGATGATATCTTTAAGGCATTTACTTCTTCAGCAGAAGGGGAGCTGCGGCGGCGATGGGGGCGGTGTAGGCGGCAGCCACTGGGGCGGCGATGGGAGCTGCGAAGGGGGTGGCGGCATAACGGGCAATGGGGGCGGTGTAGGCAGCGGTATAGGCGGCAGGAGCGGCGTAGGCAGCGGCCACTGGAGCGGTATAAGCGGCGGCCACTGGAGCAGCGATGGGAGCGGTGTAGGCGGCGGCAATTGGAGCAGTGTAGGCAGCTGGGAAGGCGGCGCTGTGGGCCACCGAGTGGGCGGTGTAGCTGGAGGCGTAGGGAGCCACGTAGGCGGCACTGCCCACCACAGCCGGAGCGGTGTAAGCCAGAGGAGCGGCGGCCAGAGGAGCCACAATGCCGGGCTTGGCAGCAGCCACGGCCACAACAGCGAAGAAGCAGACGGCGAACTATAGATTCAAGTGCTCATTAATAAGAAAGTCCTTTAAATCCTTAAGGTAATCAATGAACTTACGAATTTCATGATTGTTGAATTGGTGTTGTGTTTGGTAGTAGTGACTACTTGGAGCTGTGAGCTTTGTTTGATATTGAGTTAACCCAGCTGGCCAGTTTATATACCCCTCACTTGGTCATCCGGCGAAGGCCGCGCTTACACATGCAGCTGTCGTCGCCGACGGCGCAGCACAAAGTCTTTGACTCCGATCCAACTTGCTTGCCAATTGAAGACGTTATTGCTCCACACTCGCACTTGTCACGTGCGGGCCAAATTCGTAAAGGGCATTGCCGGGTTTCCTAGACTTGCGCGACCTTCAGCGAAATCGATTTCAGTTGCTCCACTTAATTTAAGTCAAAATTCTTGCAGCATGCGTCAGTGGTTCTTAagtggtttttaaaaaaaaattgttttgtatttgcTATCCAAAACTAAAGaatcaaaaaatgtttgatagCAGTTTTGTTTCtataattttgtaatattttggATCAACTGTTCGTTCTGCGCCTATCACAAAATTCCtacaaaaaaattcaaataaattttaattgaaatttcaaaaaCCTACAAAAAAGCATCCGCCAAGTATGAGCGATTTAAGTGAGTTCGCCCTGGACCGCCACTTTGCCTCCCAGCTGCGCAACCTGCAGTCGTATTCCAAGGAGCACCCAGTCAGCCAAGAGGACCATGACATTAGCCAGCGCTGGATGCCACACTTCCAAGAAGCCAAGGGTCTGGATAAGTTCGCCCGCAACTGcatgctgctgatgatgttCAACCAGTTGCGAGATCTTGGACACTTAAGTAAACCCTTCACCGAACTGGAGAACTTGAGCCGCTCCATGGACGATTTGCTGAACGAGTACCATGGGCCGATGacggcggaggagcagcagc
This portion of the Drosophila santomea strain STO CAGO 1482 chromosome 3L, Prin_Dsan_1.1, whole genome shotgun sequence genome encodes:
- the LOC120448520 gene encoding cuticle protein 18.6-like, which codes for MKFFAVCFFAVVAVAAAKPGIVAPLAAAPLAYTAPAVVGSAAYVAPYASSYTAHSVAHSAAFPAAYTAPIAAAYTAPIAAPVAAAYTAPVAAAYAAPAAYTAAYTAPIARYAATPFAAPIAAPVAAAYTAPIAAAAPLLLKK